The following are encoded in a window of Haloarcula laminariae genomic DNA:
- a CDS encoding formate/nitrite transporter family protein, giving the protein MYQESVTSISKAAAAQVELIEKSLPAYIIHSAMAGAYLGLIVVMTFLFGGAMFETAFEPMRGFVMAAVFGGALSLVIVAGSELFTGNNMIMTMGLLSGRVDGSGTLKVWTWSWVGNFLGSILVGAMAWQAGVLGSAAPLLEAVGGAKMTRDLVPLFLRAMLCNWLVCLAVWSNFQLENTSAKLIMIWWCLLAFIGSGYEHSVANMTILFAANVAAPGAEAVSWAGMGYNLAVVTVGNVASGVLFMGAAYYYISSSYGFEWDWSMDDNVVTGTTISDD; this is encoded by the coding sequence ATGTACCAGGAGAGCGTCACTTCGATTAGCAAGGCGGCTGCGGCACAGGTAGAACTGATAGAGAAGAGCCTTCCGGCGTACATCATTCACTCCGCGATGGCCGGGGCGTATCTCGGGCTCATCGTGGTCATGACGTTCCTCTTCGGCGGTGCAATGTTCGAGACCGCGTTCGAACCCATGCGCGGGTTCGTCATGGCCGCCGTCTTCGGCGGAGCACTGAGCCTGGTCATCGTCGCCGGCTCCGAGCTGTTCACCGGGAACAACATGATCATGACCATGGGGCTGCTCTCGGGCCGCGTCGACGGGTCCGGCACCCTGAAGGTGTGGACCTGGTCCTGGGTCGGGAACTTCCTGGGCTCTATCCTCGTGGGCGCGATGGCCTGGCAGGCCGGCGTGCTGGGCAGTGCGGCACCGCTGCTCGAGGCCGTCGGCGGCGCGAAGATGACCCGCGACCTCGTCCCGCTGTTCCTGCGGGCGATGCTGTGTAACTGGCTCGTCTGTCTGGCCGTCTGGAGCAACTTCCAGCTGGAGAACACGTCCGCGAAGCTCATCATGATCTGGTGGTGCCTGCTCGCTTTCATCGGGTCGGGCTACGAACACAGCGTCGCGAACATGACCATCCTGTTCGCCGCCAACGTCGCCGCCCCGGGCGCCGAAGCGGTCTCCTGGGCCGGCATGGGGTACAACCTGGCCGTCGTCACCGTCGGCAACGTCGCCAGCGGCGTCCTGTTCATGGGCGCTGCGTACTACTACATCTCCTCCTCGTACGGCTTCGAGTGGGACTGGAGCATGGACGACAACGTCGTCACCGGGACGACTATCAGCGACGACTGA
- a CDS encoding nitrite/sulfite reductase, giving the protein MGNKSELIKDEMYGDEVREKLEEFAAEGWENIPEEERDKWFKRFKFWGVFHHRGGQESYFMMRLTNCGGVLEPGQLRAVGEVAEEYASGPVDNPEFGDAWIDFTTRQSIQLHWLKLEDIPEIWEKLEGVGLSSRSAGGDTMRNISGCPVAGKGEEYIESRPILDEIQETIRGDDDLSNMPRKFNISVSGCKQGCAQDAINDIGLEPARKFIDGEEVKGFNIRVGGGLGGREPRNARPLNLFIEPEHAVETVREFVEYYHENGDRTNRSKNRARFFVDEHGTEKIREDLDERLDFEFETAGTDFRGEYTYNAGKNTEYGAHDHVGVYDQKDDKNYVGLSVPVGRLPAEDVVELADLAEAYGSGAVRLTRRQNPLIMDVPDGNLANLLNEPFLDKYSPEPNPFTQGAVACTGTEFCSLALTETKARMARMLRWLGDNVELPSDVDRIKMHYSGCTADCGQAMTGDIGLQGMRARKDGEMVEALDVGVGGGMGEEAEFTEWVRQRVPADEVPGMIRNIAEAYAALRSEGQTFSDWVAATGHETLVELAEPEEVEGYEDPCLNDAKQSWYPFEDGESPAPTDASGDPISADD; this is encoded by the coding sequence ATGGGAAACAAATCCGAGCTAATCAAAGACGAGATGTACGGCGACGAGGTGCGGGAAAAGCTAGAGGAGTTCGCGGCGGAAGGGTGGGAGAACATCCCGGAGGAGGAGCGCGACAAGTGGTTCAAGCGGTTCAAGTTCTGGGGCGTGTTCCACCACCGCGGCGGCCAGGAGTCGTACTTCATGATGCGGCTGACAAACTGCGGCGGCGTGCTGGAGCCGGGTCAGCTCCGCGCCGTCGGTGAGGTCGCGGAGGAGTACGCCAGCGGCCCCGTCGACAACCCCGAGTTCGGCGACGCGTGGATCGATTTCACTACCCGCCAGTCCATCCAGCTCCACTGGCTCAAGCTCGAAGACATCCCCGAGATATGGGAGAAGCTCGAAGGCGTCGGCCTCTCCTCCCGGTCGGCTGGGGGCGACACGATGCGGAACATCTCGGGCTGTCCGGTCGCGGGCAAGGGCGAGGAGTACATCGAGTCCCGGCCCATCCTCGACGAGATTCAGGAGACCATCCGCGGGGACGACGACCTCTCTAACATGCCCCGGAAGTTCAACATCTCGGTGTCGGGGTGCAAGCAGGGGTGTGCCCAGGACGCCATCAACGACATCGGCCTCGAACCGGCCCGCAAGTTCATCGACGGGGAGGAGGTCAAGGGGTTCAACATCCGCGTCGGCGGGGGGCTGGGCGGCCGCGAACCGCGCAACGCCCGCCCGCTGAACCTGTTCATCGAGCCCGAACACGCCGTCGAGACCGTCCGTGAGTTCGTCGAGTACTACCACGAGAACGGCGACCGGACCAACCGCTCGAAGAACCGCGCTCGCTTCTTCGTCGACGAGCACGGCACCGAGAAGATCCGCGAGGACTTAGACGAGCGCCTCGACTTCGAGTTCGAGACCGCCGGGACGGACTTCCGCGGCGAGTACACCTACAACGCCGGCAAGAACACGGAGTACGGTGCCCACGACCACGTCGGCGTCTACGACCAGAAGGACGACAAGAACTACGTCGGGCTCTCGGTTCCGGTCGGTCGGCTCCCCGCCGAAGACGTCGTCGAACTGGCCGACCTGGCCGAGGCCTACGGCTCGGGCGCGGTCCGGCTCACCCGCCGGCAGAACCCGCTCATCATGGACGTGCCGGACGGCAACCTGGCGAACCTGCTGAACGAGCCGTTCCTGGACAAGTACTCCCCTGAGCCGAACCCGTTCACGCAGGGCGCCGTGGCCTGTACCGGGACGGAGTTCTGCTCGCTGGCGCTCACCGAGACGAAGGCCCGGATGGCCCGGATGCTGCGCTGGCTGGGCGACAACGTCGAACTGCCGAGCGACGTCGACCGCATCAAGATGCACTACTCGGGCTGTACCGCCGACTGCGGGCAGGCCATGACCGGCGACATCGGGCTCCAGGGGATGCGCGCCCGCAAGGACGGCGAGATGGTCGAAGCCCTGGACGTCGGCGTCGGCGGCGGGATGGGCGAGGAGGCGGAGTTCACCGAGTGGGTCCGCCAGCGCGTCCCGGCCGACGAGGTCCCCGGCATGATTCGCAACATCGCCGAGGCCTACGCGGCGCTGCGCTCGGAGGGCCAGACCTTCAGCGACTGGGTCGCCGCCACCGGCCACGAGACGCTCGTCGAACTCGCCGAACCCGAGGAGGTCGAGGGGTACGAGGACCCCTGCCTCAACGACGCCAAGCAGTCGTGGTACCCCTTCGAGGACGGCGAGAGCCCCGCACCGACGGACGCCAGCGGCGACCCCATCTCGGCGGACGACTGA
- a CDS encoding chemotaxis protein CheC — translation MGLQVDVRKLDLFNQMAKEGSETVADHLGQLTGLDASVHTSQINFLDIDDVTTHIGDERQVGIYVELNQPPYGYVLFMLDPADSKRLAGAMMGGMGGDGDDEGFSEMERSAMQEIGNIMTSGFIDGWANVLDTTIDMGTPTFVLGPAGNIIEKMGGWPDSELVFVIDSQITVEGGDLGMTVYTFPELEDLVELIQGIDLDTDVAADTKADDLV, via the coding sequence ATGGGCCTGCAAGTCGACGTGCGAAAGCTCGACCTCTTCAATCAGATGGCGAAGGAGGGGTCGGAGACCGTCGCCGACCACCTCGGGCAGCTGACGGGACTGGACGCCTCGGTCCACACCTCTCAGATTAACTTTCTCGACATCGACGACGTCACGACACACATCGGCGACGAGCGGCAGGTCGGCATCTACGTCGAGCTGAACCAGCCGCCCTACGGCTACGTCCTGTTCATGCTCGACCCGGCCGACAGCAAGCGATTGGCGGGGGCGATGATGGGCGGCATGGGCGGGGACGGCGACGACGAGGGGTTCTCCGAGATGGAGCGGTCGGCCATGCAGGAGATCGGCAACATCATGACCAGCGGCTTCATCGACGGCTGGGCGAACGTCCTCGATACGACCATCGACATGGGGACGCCGACCTTCGTGCTCGGTCCGGCCGGTAACATCATCGAGAAGATGGGCGGCTGGCCCGACTCCGAACTCGTCTTCGTCATCGACTCACAGATAACCGTCGAGGGCGGCGACCTGGGGATGACCGTCTACACCTTCCCCGAACTCGAGGACCTCGTCGAACTCATCCAGGGCATCGACCTCGATACGGACGTGGCCGCGGACACGAAGGCCGACGACCTGGTCTGA
- a CDS encoding arsenic resistance protein, which produces MTRLSKQWVQHNQVPLYAVAVVLAIGVGLGRLGASGRLEPLINPVLAVLLYVTFLEIPFVRIRRAFRNGRFMLAALGMNFLVVPAVVFGLTRLLPQEPVVLVGVFMVLLTPCIDYVITFTELAGGDAEQITAATPVLMVVQLLVLPLYLWLFMGQRVAEFIEAGPFVEAFVVIIALPLSLAWATESVAERSARGAAWQDAMEWLPVPMMGATLFVVIASQLPRVRDAIGQIAAVVPVYVAFLVIMPLLGRLAAGALGMDAGESRALLFTSVTRNSLVVLPLALALPPGYALAPAVVVTQTLVELSGMVVLTRVVPRYLVPDTVVNRGD; this is translated from the coding sequence ATGACACGGCTCTCCAAGCAGTGGGTTCAGCACAATCAGGTCCCGCTGTACGCCGTCGCCGTCGTCCTCGCCATCGGGGTTGGTCTCGGGCGACTCGGGGCGAGCGGGCGGCTGGAACCGCTGATAAATCCGGTTCTCGCCGTCTTGCTCTACGTCACGTTCCTGGAGATTCCGTTCGTCCGCATCCGGCGGGCGTTCCGGAACGGCCGGTTCATGCTCGCGGCGCTGGGCATGAACTTCCTCGTCGTCCCGGCCGTCGTGTTCGGACTCACGCGGCTCCTCCCGCAGGAGCCGGTCGTTCTCGTCGGGGTCTTTATGGTGTTGCTGACGCCGTGTATCGACTACGTCATCACCTTCACCGAGCTCGCGGGCGGCGACGCCGAGCAGATAACCGCCGCGACGCCGGTGTTGATGGTCGTGCAACTGCTCGTGCTCCCGCTGTACCTCTGGCTGTTCATGGGCCAGCGGGTCGCCGAGTTCATCGAGGCCGGCCCCTTCGTCGAGGCGTTCGTCGTCATAATCGCCCTGCCGCTCTCGCTCGCGTGGGCCACCGAGTCCGTCGCCGAGCGGTCCGCCCGCGGCGCGGCGTGGCAGGACGCCATGGAGTGGCTCCCGGTGCCGATGATGGGCGCGACGCTGTTCGTCGTCATCGCCTCCCAGCTCCCCCGCGTCCGCGACGCCATCGGGCAGATAGCAGCCGTCGTCCCGGTGTACGTGGCGTTCCTGGTCATCATGCCCCTGCTCGGGCGACTCGCCGCCGGCGCTCTCGGGATGGACGCCGGCGAGAGTCGCGCGCTCCTGTTTACCTCGGTGACGCGGAACTCGCTGGTCGTGTTGCCGCTCGCGCTCGCCCTGCCCCCGGGATACGCGCTCGCCCCGGCCGTCGTCGTGACCCAGACGCTCGTCGAACTGTCGGGGATGGTGGTGCTGACGCGGGTCGTGCCCCGCTATCTGGTCCCCGACACCGTTGTGAACCGGGGAGACTGA
- the cynS gene encoding cyanase — MRSKIIAAKEEEGLKFSDLEEITGIDKTYIASAVYDGASTTEDEALAIAEALGLEGDKDVVNGLQMPPMKGEEEPTIPSDPALYRFYEVPQVYGPAMKAIMHEEFGDGIMSAIDFEVSVDKEIQDGEEHVVITYDGKFLPYKKFP, encoded by the coding sequence ATGCGAAGCAAGATTATCGCCGCCAAGGAGGAGGAGGGGCTCAAGTTCTCCGACCTCGAAGAGATAACCGGAATCGACAAGACGTACATCGCCTCTGCCGTCTACGACGGCGCAAGCACAACGGAGGACGAGGCGCTGGCCATCGCCGAAGCGCTCGGTCTCGAAGGTGACAAAGACGTCGTCAACGGTCTCCAGATGCCGCCGATGAAAGGCGAGGAGGAGCCGACCATCCCGTCGGACCCCGCGCTGTACCGATTCTACGAGGTCCCACAGGTGTACGGGCCCGCGATGAAGGCGATCATGCACGAGGAGTTCGGCGACGGTATCATGAGCGCGATCGACTTCGAAGTCAGCGTCGACAAGGAGATTCAGGACGGCGAGGAACACGTCGTCATCACCTACGACGGCAAGTTCCTCCCGTACAAGAAGTTCCCGTAA
- the hemL gene encoding glutamate-1-semialdehyde 2,1-aminomutase, translated as MNHEQSRDLYDRALSVMPGGVNSSVRAIRPYPFFVEKGDGGYVVDADGNRYIDYVMGYGPLLLGHDQPEAVQSAVQQRAAEGPMYGAPTEVEVELAEFVARHVPSVEMTRFVNSGTEATVSAVRLARGYTGRDKIVVMQGGYHGAQESTLVEGEGDHTTPSSPGIPESFADHTLTIPFNDSEAAREVFAEHGDDIAAVLTEPILGNYGIVHPVEGFHETLEELCDDHGSLLIFDEVITGFRVGGLQCAQGKFDVDPDITTLGKIVGGGFPVAAVGGKSEIIEQFTPAGDVFQSGTYSGHPVGMAAGLETLRYAAENDVYDHVNGLADRLRSGLQDILEDQAPQYTVVGTDSMFKVIFTRDAPDSFDGHCEAGCRQRESCPRYDHCPKNGGDVKRAETERWERLFWPAMKEQGVFLTANQFESQFVCDAHTEEDIEETLEAYKTAI; from the coding sequence ATGAACCACGAGCAGTCACGCGACCTGTACGACCGGGCGCTCTCCGTGATGCCCGGCGGCGTCAACTCCTCCGTGCGGGCCATCCGTCCCTACCCCTTCTTCGTCGAGAAGGGCGACGGCGGCTACGTCGTCGACGCCGACGGCAACCGCTACATCGACTACGTGATGGGGTACGGCCCGCTGCTGTTGGGTCACGACCAGCCCGAAGCCGTCCAGTCCGCGGTCCAACAGCGGGCCGCCGAGGGGCCGATGTACGGCGCGCCCACGGAGGTCGAGGTCGAACTCGCGGAGTTCGTCGCCCGCCACGTCCCGAGCGTCGAGATGACCCGATTCGTCAACTCCGGCACCGAGGCGACCGTCTCGGCGGTCCGGCTGGCCCGGGGGTACACCGGCCGCGACAAGATCGTCGTGATGCAGGGCGGCTACCACGGCGCCCAGGAGTCCACGCTGGTCGAGGGCGAGGGCGACCACACCACCCCCTCCAGTCCCGGGATTCCCGAGAGCTTCGCCGACCACACCCTGACGATTCCGTTCAACGACAGCGAGGCCGCCCGGGAGGTGTTCGCCGAACACGGCGACGACATCGCCGCCGTCCTCACCGAGCCCATCCTCGGGAACTACGGTATCGTCCACCCCGTCGAGGGGTTCCACGAGACGCTCGAAGAGCTGTGTGACGACCACGGCTCGCTCCTCATCTTCGACGAGGTCATCACCGGCTTCCGCGTCGGCGGGCTCCAGTGTGCCCAGGGCAAGTTCGACGTCGACCCCGACATCACCACCCTCGGGAAGATAGTCGGCGGCGGCTTCCCGGTGGCGGCCGTCGGCGGGAAAAGCGAGATCATCGAGCAGTTCACCCCCGCCGGCGACGTGTTCCAGTCCGGCACCTACTCCGGCCACCCGGTCGGGATGGCCGCCGGCCTCGAAACCCTGCGGTACGCGGCCGAAAACGACGTGTACGACCACGTCAACGGGCTGGCCGACCGGCTCCGTTCGGGCCTGCAGGACATCCTCGAAGACCAGGCGCCACAGTACACGGTCGTCGGGACGGACTCGATGTTCAAGGTAATCTTCACGCGCGACGCCCCGGACAGCTTCGACGGCCACTGCGAGGCCGGCTGCCGACAGCGCGAGTCCTGTCCCCGCTACGACCACTGCCCGAAGAACGGCGGCGACGTGAAACGCGCCGAGACCGAGCGCTGGGAGCGGCTCTTCTGGCCCGCGATGAAAGAGCAGGGTGTGTTCCTCACCGCCAACCAGTTCGAGTCCCAGTTCGTCTGTGACGCCCACACCGAGGAAGACATCGAGGAAACGCTGGAAGCCTACAAAACGGCCATATGA
- a CDS encoding proton-conducting transporter membrane subunit, with amino-acid sequence MTSTSQQYSAVPVVSTTLVWTLFVGSVVLVAATSWFSIELAAEPLVRIDGLTKVMWVAVTFFSGIVQSFSRRYMAANRDVDLFFARIMLFTVVVMGLVAADHVVLFLALWTIMGLLMAELIGHVDAWPQARAAKRLSRRYFLAGSVLLGVGLLALSAGAESGTISGILASVDSLPRSTLLLGAAPILLGALVQSALVPFHGWLLSSMTGPTPASAIMHAGFVNAGGVLLARLAPVFAVQQNLMLLIVALGAISSIAAQAMMLVKADYKGRLGCSTVAQMGFMILQCGLGFFAAAVAHLIIHGFYKAYLFLSTGSQVVKKAPKKKKHGYPAVVTTGVALLTAVAGGALFAVLTGKGTALTDTGIFLAVIVVVSVFRGATELLENKSLPAIVRLGGMPLVMLPALTLYAGVYNGVYTLLHDLPMVKTGMAMTPAHWGLLGLFLLGHLAVQLGWLQRSRRLYVTLLNAAQADPATIPGQAGEYEN; translated from the coding sequence ATGACCAGTACTAGTCAACAGTACAGCGCCGTCCCGGTCGTCTCGACGACCCTCGTCTGGACGCTGTTTGTCGGGAGCGTCGTCCTCGTCGCAGCCACCAGCTGGTTCAGCATCGAACTCGCGGCCGAGCCGCTGGTCCGCATCGACGGCCTGACGAAGGTGATGTGGGTCGCAGTGACATTCTTCAGCGGTATCGTCCAGAGCTTCTCGCGCCGGTACATGGCGGCAAACAGGGACGTGGACCTGTTTTTCGCGCGCATCATGCTGTTTACCGTCGTAGTGATGGGGCTGGTCGCGGCCGACCACGTCGTTCTGTTTCTGGCGCTGTGGACGATAATGGGCCTGCTGATGGCGGAGCTCATCGGACACGTGGACGCCTGGCCCCAGGCGCGGGCGGCCAAGCGCCTCTCGCGGCGGTACTTCCTCGCCGGGAGCGTGCTGCTGGGCGTCGGCCTGCTCGCGCTGTCGGCGGGGGCCGAGAGCGGAACTATCTCGGGGATACTGGCGTCGGTCGACTCGCTGCCGCGGTCGACGCTGCTGTTGGGCGCGGCCCCCATCCTGCTCGGTGCGCTCGTCCAGTCGGCGCTGGTCCCGTTCCACGGCTGGCTGCTCTCCTCGATGACGGGACCGACCCCGGCCTCGGCCATCATGCACGCCGGCTTCGTCAACGCCGGCGGCGTCCTGCTCGCGCGGCTGGCCCCGGTGTTTGCGGTACAGCAAAACCTCATGTTGCTCATCGTCGCCCTGGGCGCGATAAGTTCCATCGCCGCGCAGGCGATGATGCTCGTCAAAGCCGACTACAAGGGTCGGCTGGGCTGTTCGACCGTGGCCCAGATGGGATTCATGATACTGCAGTGCGGGCTGGGCTTTTTCGCCGCGGCGGTGGCCCACCTCATCATCCACGGGTTCTACAAGGCGTATCTGTTCCTCTCGACCGGTTCACAAGTGGTCAAGAAAGCGCCGAAAAAGAAGAAACACGGCTACCCCGCCGTCGTGACCACCGGCGTGGCGCTGCTGACGGCCGTCGCCGGCGGCGCGCTGTTTGCCGTCCTCACCGGGAAAGGGACCGCGCTCACCGACACCGGCATCTTCCTCGCCGTCATCGTCGTCGTGAGCGTGTTCCGCGGTGCGACCGAGCTGCTGGAGAACAAATCGCTGCCGGCCATCGTCCGGCTGGGCGGGATGCCGCTTGTCATGCTCCCGGCGCTGACGCTGTACGCGGGCGTGTACAACGGCGTCTACACCCTGTTGCACGACCTGCCGATGGTCAAGACGGGCATGGCGATGACGCCCGCTCACTGGGGGCTGTTGGGCCTGTTCCTGCTGGGCCACCTCGCGGTCCAGCTCGGCTGGCTCCAGCGGAGCCGGCGCCTCTACGTCACGCTGCTGAACGCGGCACAGGCCGACCCCGCCACGATTCCGGGCCAGGCCGGCGAGTACGAGAACTGA
- a CDS encoding DUF2309 domain-containing protein codes for MVDIDPTTVRTHIDNAADRLGRVWPLYSDVAANPLSGFEDRPFRQAVEDAEALFDGRGYPTADQFRRAWESGEIDATVLNDLLDEHGIDDEPGMLLRRMAHEEAERSTADVHDERLNRLCSKWLAAFLDQGQAGWPMPDRERGFYQSWRQIAPYDRRIPESETSVATYYREQLSDAPETAMEALYAVLSAYDEDEWEAIFEHHLAALPGWVGLIKQRAEANNNPWQDEYPVTLTDYLAVRLILAKHMGAEILPETDGAERPKQADFRLQEIWLTAWERSYQEDLLEDINKGLAASNTELDADRPDAQLVFCIDTRSEIIRRHLEATGAYETHGYAGFFGVPIEYSGHESKVQTDSCPVMVDPKHHVTERPPAEDPATASYERWHRLKADGNKFLKALKNDLAAAFGFVEASGTFFGAALASRTLFPSKVHDARGRLGPDHPARFSSVTLDEPDDDDERSPAMGISTDQKVFYAEAAFDLMGWDDFAPVVVFTGHESETVNNPYKSSIDCGACSGSPGTPNARVLASICNDPEVRERLAERGIEVPDDTVFLAGRHNTTTDEVTVYTEGHDLTERQRTVVGDLREDLERAQAGAAEERLETLDVDADDGVREVETRTEDWAQPRPEIGLSGNAGFVIGPRALTADVDLDGRSFLHSYDWNNDPEGEALENIMAGPLVVCQMINAQYYFSTVDNETYGSGSKTTHNAVGNVGVLQGNGGDLQMGLPLQSLYADDRTTYHTPVRLSTVIHAPVDTVTDILDRNADLAALLDNNWLSLLVIDPTQDDTTFRYQPGMEWEPLDATLTTRITVPSTD; via the coding sequence ATGGTTGATATCGACCCGACGACCGTTCGGACGCATATAGATAACGCGGCGGACCGCCTGGGTCGGGTCTGGCCGCTGTACTCCGACGTGGCCGCCAACCCCCTCTCCGGGTTCGAGGACAGGCCCTTCCGGCAGGCCGTCGAGGACGCCGAGGCGCTGTTCGACGGGCGCGGTTACCCGACAGCCGACCAGTTCCGGCGGGCCTGGGAGTCGGGCGAGATAGACGCCACCGTCCTCAACGACCTGCTCGACGAACACGGTATCGACGACGAACCCGGGATGCTCCTGCGGCGGATGGCCCACGAGGAGGCGGAGCGCTCGACCGCCGACGTCCACGACGAGCGGCTGAACCGACTGTGCTCGAAGTGGCTGGCGGCCTTCCTCGACCAGGGGCAGGCCGGCTGGCCGATGCCCGACCGCGAGCGAGGCTTCTACCAGTCCTGGCGTCAGATTGCGCCCTACGACAGGCGGATACCGGAGTCCGAGACCAGCGTCGCGACGTACTACCGCGAGCAGCTGAGCGACGCGCCCGAGACGGCCATGGAGGCCCTGTATGCCGTCCTCAGCGCCTACGACGAGGACGAGTGGGAGGCCATCTTCGAGCACCACCTGGCCGCGCTGCCGGGCTGGGTCGGTCTCATCAAACAGCGGGCCGAGGCGAACAACAACCCCTGGCAGGACGAGTACCCGGTCACGCTGACGGACTACCTCGCCGTCCGGCTGATTCTGGCAAAGCACATGGGGGCGGAGATACTGCCCGAGACCGACGGCGCCGAGCGGCCCAAACAGGCGGACTTCCGCCTCCAGGAGATATGGCTGACGGCCTGGGAGCGCAGCTATCAGGAGGACCTGCTGGAGGACATCAACAAGGGGCTGGCGGCGTCGAACACCGAACTGGACGCCGACCGGCCCGACGCCCAGCTGGTCTTCTGTATCGACACCCGGTCGGAGATAATCCGGCGACACCTGGAAGCGACCGGGGCCTACGAGACCCACGGGTACGCCGGCTTCTTCGGCGTCCCCATCGAGTACAGCGGCCACGAGTCCAAGGTCCAGACCGACTCCTGCCCGGTGATGGTCGACCCGAAACACCACGTCACCGAGCGGCCGCCGGCCGAGGACCCGGCGACGGCGTCCTACGAGCGCTGGCACCGGCTGAAGGCGGACGGCAACAAGTTCCTCAAGGCCCTGAAAAACGACCTGGCCGCGGCCTTCGGCTTCGTCGAGGCCTCCGGGACGTTCTTCGGGGCCGCGCTCGCGTCCCGGACGCTGTTCCCGTCGAAAGTCCACGACGCGCGGGGGCGCCTCGGCCCGGACCACCCCGCGCGGTTCTCGTCGGTGACGCTCGATGAGCCGGACGACGACGACGAGCGCTCCCCCGCCATGGGTATCTCCACCGACCAGAAGGTCTTCTACGCCGAGGCGGCTTTCGACCTGATGGGCTGGGACGACTTCGCCCCCGTGGTCGTGTTCACCGGCCACGAGAGCGAGACGGTCAACAACCCCTACAAGTCCAGCATCGACTGCGGGGCCTGTTCCGGAAGCCCCGGCACGCCGAACGCGCGCGTGCTCGCGAGCATCTGCAACGACCCCGAGGTCCGCGAGCGGCTCGCCGAACGCGGTATCGAGGTCCCGGACGACACCGTCTTCCTCGCCGGCCGGCACAACACCACGACCGACGAGGTGACCGTCTACACCGAGGGCCACGACCTCACCGAGCGCCAGCGGACCGTCGTCGGCGACCTCCGCGAGGACCTCGAACGGGCCCAGGCCGGCGCGGCCGAGGAGCGACTGGAGACGCTGGACGTCGACGCTGACGACGGCGTCCGTGAGGTCGAGACCCGCACGGAGGACTGGGCCCAGCCCCGGCCCGAAATCGGGCTGTCCGGCAACGCCGGCTTCGTCATCGGGCCCCGGGCGTTGACCGCCGATGTCGACCTCGACGGTCGGTCGTTCCTCCACTCCTACGACTGGAACAACGACCCGGAGGGCGAGGCCCTGGAGAACATCATGGCGGGGCCGCTGGTCGTCTGCCAGATGATAAACGCCCAGTACTACTTCTCGACGGTCGACAACGAGACCTACGGGAGCGGCTCGAAGACGACCCACAACGCCGTGGGCAACGTCGGCGTCCTGCAGGGCAACGGCGGCGACCTGCAGATGGGGTTGCCCCTCCAGTCGCTGTACGCCGACGACCGGACGACCTACCACACGCCCGTCCGGCTCTCGACGGTCATCCACGCGCCGGTCGACACCGTCACCGACATCCTCGACCGCAACGCCGACCTGGCGGCGCTGCTCGACAACAACTGGCTCTCCCTGCTGGTCATCGACCCCACGCAGGACGACACCACCTTCCGGTACCAGCCGGGCATGGAGTGGGAGCCGCTGGACGCGACGCTCACGACCAGGATAACGGTCCCGAGTACGGACTGA
- a CDS encoding HVO_0234 family beta-propeller protein: MTDDVLTLSEKRMYGQTRPETHAYVGSGLGVTRVETAGGQIGRFTLAHRCAARDIAGANGEIAVATEEAVLISTDEGFEPTGFGPATAVGYDADGLVAAGEGRVARYDDGEWWEMGEVADVRALSDDLVAAADGVYGLPGCAYLGLHDAADVAGPFAATADGLYRRDPQEGTVGPRENWAAVRSGAHGLVATDDGRSRPPEASDVGRVHAADVDTLYELTDRAGAGPEPHWQPCDLPVRERVVDVAYGDDTYAITADGTFLVNTADDATADGRGGWRSRSLGVPEVVGVAVA; the protein is encoded by the coding sequence ATGACCGACGACGTCCTCACGCTGTCCGAAAAGCGGATGTACGGCCAGACGCGCCCGGAGACCCACGCCTACGTCGGCTCCGGCCTGGGCGTGACTCGCGTCGAGACCGCCGGCGGGCAGATAGGCCGGTTCACCCTCGCCCACCGCTGTGCGGCCCGTGACATCGCCGGCGCGAACGGCGAGATAGCGGTCGCCACCGAGGAGGCGGTGTTGATATCGACCGACGAGGGCTTCGAGCCGACGGGCTTTGGCCCAGCGACGGCCGTGGGATACGACGCCGACGGGCTGGTCGCCGCGGGCGAGGGACGGGTCGCCCGCTACGACGACGGCGAGTGGTGGGAGATGGGCGAGGTCGCCGACGTGCGGGCCCTTTCCGACGACCTCGTCGCGGCCGCCGACGGCGTCTACGGGCTGCCCGGCTGTGCGTATCTGGGGCTCCACGACGCCGCCGACGTGGCCGGTCCCTTCGCCGCCACCGCCGACGGGCTCTACAGGCGCGACCCCCAGGAGGGCACCGTCGGCCCCAGGGAGAACTGGGCGGCCGTTCGGTCCGGCGCTCACGGCCTCGTCGCGACCGACGACGGCCGGAGCCGGCCCCCCGAAGCAAGTGACGTGGGGCGTGTACACGCCGCCGACGTGGACACGCTCTACGAACTGACCGACCGCGCCGGCGCCGGCCCGGAGCCACACTGGCAGCCCTGCGACCTCCCGGTTCGCGAGCGGGTCGTCGACGTGGCCTACGGCGACGACACCTACGCCATCACGGCGGACGGCACCTTCCTCGTGAACACGGCCGACGACGCCACCGCCGACGGTCGGGGCGGCTGGCGGTCCCGGTCGCTGGGTGTGCCCGAGGTCGTCGGCGTGGCGGTGGCCTGA